One window from the genome of Diabrotica virgifera virgifera chromosome 6, PGI_DIABVI_V3a encodes:
- the LOC126886177 gene encoding arginine and glutamate-rich protein 1-B-like, with product MSTNKHNSEQTGVSEDDHRRDTDNGTDMENENRKKQSPDDLKWEEGMNSFERELINSHKKKQKMNRSTAPKQSTLVGDEMLESSENDDDEIGEERSQEEVEKIEKGWQNIQERVLASFLLDDETMNKKKRKGDSLERINDLKRERLEESIKFPNETKQQKINRKLEELNIKLIEIFTNLSEKKGEKVEMDTELKKLLGVIKSTNNKEEDDSIAEKTQQEVKCDHCKLKVEQERQREKQEKIKRALNMGGGKKTFMSICNSKWEEKAYIKKNWEQGGLRETVEKKTCLIVTKKDAKDKGVENIIKDVGEDLAETLEEVNEGEIKFLENFRRKENKKTIWYTFVAGIEKESGGDIYDLAEKAITKIKKEMDETPKVVRVVAGNDLNKEIIRKALEYVGRRESIS from the coding sequence ATGAGTACCAATAAACACAATTCTGAACAGACGGGGGTGAGTGAAGACGACCATCGGCGAGACACGGACAATGGAACGGATATGGAAAATGAGAATAGGAAAAAACAGTCGCCTGACGACTTGAAATGGGAAGAAGGAATGAACAGTTTTGAGAGGGAGCTCATAAACTCACATAAAAAGAAACAGAAGATGAACAGGTCGACTGCCCCAAAACAGTCGACACTAGTAGGGGATGAAATGCTGGAAAGCAGTGAAAATGATGACGATGAGATAGGGGAGGAAAGATCACAAGAGGAAgtggaaaaaatagaaaaaggatGGCAAAATATTCAGGAGAGGGTGTTAGCCTCTTTCTTGCTTGATGATGAAACCATGAATAAGAAGAAAAGGAAAGGGGACAGTCTAGAGAGAATAAATGATCTGAAGAGGGAGAGACTGGAAGAGAGTATTAAGTTTCCTAACGaaaccaaacaacaaaaaataaacaggaAACTCGAAGagttaaatataaaactaatagaGATATTTACTAACCTAAGCGAAAAAAAGGGGGAAAAGGTGGAGATGGATAcggaattaaaaaaactgttagGGGTCATAAAATCCACTAACAACAAAGAAGAAGACGACAGTATAGCCGAAAAAACACAACAAGAAGTAAAATGCGATCACTGTAAGCTAAAAGTGGAACAAGAAAGACAGagagaaaagcaagaaaaaattaaaagggcTCTAAACATGGGGGGAGGAAAAAAAACCTTCATGAGTATATGTAATAGCAAATGGGAGGAGAAAGcatatataaagaaaaattggGAACAAGGGGGGTTACGAGAAACGGTCGAGAAGAAAACATGTCTGATAGTAACAAAAAAGGATGCGAAGGACAAGGGGGTAGAAAATATAATAAAGGACGTGGGAGAGGATCTGGCAGAAACACTAGAGGAAGTGAACGAGGGAGAAATCAAATTCCTTGAGAACTTTAGgaggaaagaaaataaaaaaacaatttggtACACGTTCGTCGCTGGAATAGAAAAAGAAAGTGGTGGCGATATATACGACCTAGCCGAAAAGGCTATAACTAAAATTAAGAAAGAGATGGATGAAACACCAAAGGTTGTACGGGTCGTAGCCGGTAACGACCTTAACAAGGAGATCATAAGGAAAGCCCTCGAATATGTGGGGCGGAGGGAAAGTATCTCATGA